tgtgtgtgtttatagtatatgtatatgtttggGCTTCAGCCCAAACCCCCTTTCCATACCCTTTTAAATCCTAAGGCCTAGGTtcctaaaatcctttaaaatcctaaACCCATCCAATCCCAAATtccctattttatttaattcaacCCAATATTTtagaaaatccttttatttattacttatatatttttgtgcttaggtaaAATTGCTAGTGGAGAAATTCTATATCTTTATTCGCGCGATTCTTCTGCTAAGGAAcatttgtgagtggaccccttctaaaattacatgattttatagtttaattgcataaatgattagcatgcctacgaatTTGTGAAGTGATTTATGTGAAGCATGTTGATTAAATATATTGATTAtcgtctcgtgttttggtgaggaattaattgttagccTATACTGAGCTATATTtcaatatatcgtattttctataaaaatcatgaactggtagactatctgacagatgacgataggatgctaggaCATGATTTTGAACCCTCTTTATAGCGTAGACGATATTCGGTAACCTatgctatgaagtggttatttaagagagacgtaactatttgtgcgtacctagtggacactatgccgcctggggcgaggatctggtgttggcatgtaggccgggagaaataatccctagcgaaaggctgagggacacggagacaggcattgggccgggagggagttatctctggctacgggcacagagactgaggtgtaggcattgggccgggagttatatttattcagtgatctttctagcagcacaccgcgttTATGAGACGATTTACGAGACgtttactgttttgatttcCGCGATGTTATTCCGCGATATGGCTttttgagatactttggcatgctaggatttttattaaatccatcacttattatgttagtagttttcatttatataaactttaggggttagtatcttgataattgttttattattattgtatatataaacttggtccactcacctttgttttgcgcccccattcaggacttagaatcaaggcacaTAATTCCGGCATGAAGACACTTCCGCAGCAGCATCTCCGGGTCAGCTCGAATGTAGGACTCACTCcttattcattaaattttattttaattattcttagcgattaggtttagttgtatgctctgagcaCGTTCCTAAACTGTTAACTCAtggtattttaaattcataacccttatttatttcttattcttagcttttgtatcaattaatggctttcgtcaccctcgggtgtcggccagcacgtgtcggtcttggtattcggggaataccagggtcggggcgtgtcacatACTATTGGGCATTATGATTCAAAACACAATATTTATGATGTAAGATTAATATGAGATATTGTGTCATTAGACCGAGGCCATAGACTGTTTACTGGTACATGGGGAAAAGAGGAAGATTGTCTTCCCTCCTATTTGGGTGTTATTCTCATCCTCTCTTATTTTGTgctgtcacggttaagtcacgtcaacgttttatattaatttttttataaagataataagacaaaaaacaataagaatataaaatgttgacgtggtttaaccgtgaccgcacaaatagaaGTGGATGAGAATGGTacccaaacaggagggcataCAATCTGCCTCCTACGGGAAAAGGATCCTCACCGGATCATTTTTATGAAGATCCGGAGAATTCCGTGatcatatccgttcatcgtacatcgtattattagaaattgttttaaatttaaaattaaatataaatattatctAATGAAAACTAACGATAAAGGAACGTGATCATGGATTCCGAGGAAAAGGAGTTACGCTCCAAAATAAGGGGCCAAAGTTGAAATAAGATGAATTGTTAGCGCTAAAACTAATCATTAAACCCTGTATAAACACAAGATGAACATGAAGCTTTTAAATCTCCAACGGGCATATAAATACAGATAGTGAGATACAGACTACAGAGGATACTTCCTTCCACTAGGGTTTGTGCCGATGCCTTTTCCTCACCTAAAGAAAGCAACGCCCTAGAAGGCTAGAACCCAGAAAACCTTCACTTTTTTTCGCTTCAGCAACGCCGCAGAAGAACGAGGCTCGCTTCCTTAACTCCAATTTTCTGCCCATCGAATTTGTGAGTTTCTAaagtcttttcttttcttctattttttttttctggcctTTTTTTAAGAGCTTATTTCCTATAACAATGGTGGATTTGGATTTAGTGTTCGTTTTTTCAGATGGGTTTTGATATTTGGTTTCATCTGcaatgtttttagtttttttatatgAATGTTGCACTGCTGTTAAAACAAGGTGTTATctacacatcccattttacttttcacacatccttaataatttatgaatgttgattttcttcaattcatttgatccaacggtcgaaaattaaaaagatgcgtgagaaataaaatgggatgtgtggacCCTAAAACAATtgccttgatttttttttaacttcttttcaatttttgggttattttttttttttttgtaattaaattcACTCTTATTCTATCTATATGGAAACTGCAGCTTGGGATTTGAAAGTTTGAAGCAATGATTCACAAATTTCCTGAGGAAATCATACATGATATCCTGTTTAGATTACCTCCTAAAACGTTGATCAGATGCACCTCAGTGTGCAAGCCATGGAACTCCATGATAAAAAATCCCAGCTTCATACGAACCCACCTCAACCGTACAATCAATCTTAATAACCAGTTTGGCACCCACCTCCGCCTACTCCACTGTGTTCCTAGAGCTATTCTTTCCAGCAACGTCAATATTCGCGTAGACGAGCCAAGGGATGAGCAGTTCTATTTGCATTATGACAACCATGCTTTTGATGAGTACTGCAAGCTGGAATTTCCAATTTTTCCCAGGGAAGAAATGCACAATAAATTTCTTCGGGTGGTCGGCATTTGTAATGGACTGGTGTTCCTTGCTGATGATAAGGATTGTTTAGGTTATACCTTCATGTTATGCAACCCGTCTATGAGAAAGTCAGTGACCCTACCTAAGCCTCATCTTACCTTCAACACAATTGGCCCTTATTATGCTTgtattggttttggttttgacgctGTGACTAATGACTACAAGGTTGTCAGACTTATCACTGATCAATGTGAGGATCCAAATACTTTTTATGAGGTTTATTCACTTGCTGGTGGCTCATGGAGTGAGCCTCGTTCTTTGGATCACGTATGTGAAGTTACAGATCCTCGTAAACCCCAAGCTTTTGTTAATGGAGCCATTCATTGGGAGGCATGTCGCCGTTTGaaaaatggtgattatgaagATTTCATTTTGGCATATGACTTGGGCAGCGATTCATTTCGTGGGATAATGGCACCAAAGAGTTTCCGTAGCTCATGGACCACGCAGTTGTCTGTTTCAGGTGACGGGAAATCCATTGCTTTGTTTCAGCCTTATTTGACTAATACCGAAAAGCTTTGTCTTGATATATGGGTGATGAAAGAATATGGCAAGGAAGAGTCATGGACCAAATTGACAACTCTAAGTCCATCAGGTCCACAAAGAGGAGTTCGCTACAGGCCATTATGTTTTAGGAAGTGTGGTGATGTAGTGTTGGCACCAACTTATGGTTATTGGGATGATACTGGCAGGCATGAATTAGTTTGTCTCGACCTTATGAGCAAGCAATTTAAAAATCTTGGAATTCATGGACATAAATATTACTATGCTGAATCTTATGTTGAGAGCCTCGTCTTACTTGACAAGACCAATGCAGTTTCTTACTGAGGAGAAGAACAGGTAAGGTGCGTtggtttttctttggttttcattttcttcttgtttctaACGCTTATACCTTCAAACTCCAACTGACCGTGACATGATATGACCATTAGATTCTGGCATCGGAACAAAGTTTGTTATGCATTTGTTGCTTGAATTATTCTTGCCCTGTAATTGGTTGCTTATTTTACCTTCATGAAATGGACATTTAACCGAAGTGGTGATTGAAGATACTTCAAAAACCACCAATATGGGACGATTAATGATAGCAGGACATACTAGTAGTGATAACTCTAATAAATTTTATTTGCCCGTGAAATCACGAGGAACTCTTCTTTCTACATTGTTGCCTTTCAAGGTGTAGACCATGTAATACTTGCTGCTTGATAGTAGCATGCTTATCTTTGCAAATCATTTACATTTTGGATATACCTATATTGAACATTGGTTATTGTCGTCCATCAAGCACAGCTCGTTGAGGCATAATTGTATTCATTCGTCCTCCATGTAGGAAATGGGGCAGATAACCTTCAAGACTTTTACAATGTCTTCTCAGTAGCTGCGTAGTGCTAGCCTTGCTGTGTAGTGCTAGCCCTTCAAGTGATTGAAAGTGTACCTTTCTGTTTGCTAGGAGATGTTTGGGATTTGGTAACCTTCTTATTTAACTATCTGTAATTTCGAGTTTCGACTATAAAAAGGACATCACTTGTAATCGGGATTTTCTGCCGTTCCTGTCACTAAACATGCTATTGGTTAGAAATAACCTTTGTTTCCCTTTAATTTGTTCACTTTACACTCGAAGAAAAGTTACTTATTACATTCTGCAAagatttgatgttgttttgATCCCCTTGTTAACCCCAGCTCTGTGCTCTGCATATGTTGGTGACAAATGTTGAGTGCATTATATCCTTTTCTTGATTACAAACCTTCATCTTGATGTCCTTTCTTGTGAAGCTTGCACCTCCGATAGGCGAGAAAAGCTTTCAAATCTTGATATTGTAGCTCGAATGTTTCCATCTCTACTCTTTCCTTTAGTAAGTGTAATAGTACTCCGAAAGGTATTATCAATGACTTGAAAATCACGAGACTTGTTTATCCCTATAGATGTTTGATCTTCAGTTTCTCAGAGTTCAattggaagtacttttaaaatgattgaaaacgcttttggtgaaaatgtttttgaaatcaatcattagtaaaaatacaagGAAACTTGAAAAAGCATTTTGCAATAAGCATATGCCTGGTGATTCTTTCAGAAAGCATTTCAAGTTTTTGAAACgtaattttttcctttttctaaagtacttttagtcattttatgaacattttcaaACGAGTCCTTAATTAAATTGAGGAATTGACAACCACGAGACCTCCACATAGACCAAGAACAGTCATTATGGAGCTTAAAGTTCTCTTGAAATGACAGTTGCACAATTTGGTCACAATGGTCCAAGTGTGGCTTCTATGTATCGTAAAAACTGGGTTCCACGTTTGCTTGATCATTAATCTACGCTCTACGGGAGGTCCAGAGGGTCTAATAGAcaatagaaataaattgataCAATTTTCAGAACCTTGACGTGCACgtgaaaaaattgaaagtttGTTACCCATTTTAAAAATCACGATTCACCGTAAATATGAAGAATGTAGTTAACCCTAAAGTTTTTATTAAATAACTTCTTCAAGAAATACCTTTCATACGCTTTACCATAAAGCTAAAAAAATGCTTTTAGAATCAAAGAAGCACTTTTAACTATTTGGTCCCTAATATAATAATGTTTCAAACGATAATATTACGTAATATTAAGCAAGAAAGAGTTACAAAAGAAAGGATGGCCTCGTTAGAATTTTGAATGGTGCTTTCACTTGAGTTGCAAGAAAGGAAAATTAAACACCATGAAAAACTAGGTAATATTTTTCAAAGTGAACCTATAAATAGGACAAAGATCCTCTTTCGATCTCACTACCAAGAGTCCAGAGACTAGGTAATCTGGACCACTCAAATTGAATCTAACTGTTCTCATTAACTCATTTTGTTGGACCACTCACACAAACCAAGGATTCCGATCTCTCTTTCACATAAACCAAGGGCCTGGATTTCCTACTCTTTAGAAGGTCTATCCAAATTCCTATACATAGATGATGCAGGAATATCATCCAACGCAATCAAAACGGATTTCCTACTCTTTAGAAGGTCGATCCAAATTCCTATAAATAGATGAAGCAGGAATATCATCCAACGCAATCAAAACCCTAGCTTGCAGCACTCTTCTTCTCTAACACAACACAGTAACGAGTCTCGGTTTCCCCAACTCATCTTTTCGCCTCATCGATCAAATATTGTAAGTTCTTAatgcattattttttttcttctttttcaagaGTAGGATTTTGTTCTTCTCTTCTGTTTTAGTTTTTGTTGTAGCGACAGTTAGTTTCTTCTTCTCAATTATTGCTGGGTTATTGTTTTGTAATATATTTCCTCACTTATTGTTAGGTTATAAATTATTTCCTGACTCGGTCTATCTCTATGAAATCTGCAGCCTGggaattgaaattttgaaacaatGGCTCACAATTTGCCTGAGGAAATCATACATGATATACTATCTAGACTACCGCCTAAATCTTTGATCAGATGCACCTTGGTGTGCAAGGCATGGAGGTCCACGATAAAAAATCCCAGCTTTATTCCCTCCCACCTCAACCGTACAATCTATCTTAATAACCAGTTTGGCACCCACCTCCTCCTACTCCACTGTGTTTCTAGAGCTATTCTTTCCAGCAGCGTCAACATTTGGCTTGACGAGCCAAGGGAGAAGCATTGCAATTTGCACTATGACAACCATGCTTTTGATGAGTACTGCAAGCTAGAATTTCCAATCATTCCCAACATGAATAAATTTCTTCGCGTGGTTGGAGTTTGTAATGGGCTGGTGTGCTTGATAACAACCGTTTAGGTTACATATGCATGTTATGCAACCCGTCTATAAGAAAGTCCATGACACTTCCGAAGCCTCATCTATCCTTCGAGACCATTGGCCCGTACGATGCTTatattggttttggttttgacgctGTGACTAATGACTACAAGGTTGTGAGACTTATCACTGAGCACCGTGAAGAGCCGAATACTTTTTATGAGGTTTATTCACTAGCTGGAGGCTATTGGAGTGATCCTCGTTCTCTAGATCACGTATGTGAAGTTACAGATCCTCATAAACCCCCGGCTTTTATTAATGGTGCTATTCATTTTAAGGCATTCTACCGTTCGACAAATGGTGGTTTTGAATGGTTCATTTTGGCGTTTGACGTGGGCAGCAATACATTTCGCAGGATAATGGCACCGACGGATTTTGCAGCCTCAGCGTTAACGCAAGTGTCTATATCAGGTGACGGGAAATCTATTGCTATATTCAACCTTTGTCAGTCATTTCTTGATGGCACATATCTTGATATATGGGTGATGAAAGAGTATGGCATGGAAGAGTCATGGACCAAACTGACAACTCCATGTCCACCAGATATACAAAGAGAAATTCCCTACAAGCCATTATGTTTTAGGAAGAGTGGTGATGTAGTGTTGGTACCGGATGGTCATCCTATTTATTATGGTGATCCGTATGGAATAGTTTCTCTAGACCCTGTGAGCAAGCAATTCAAAAGTCTTGGATTTCTTGATTGCGAATATTACTATGTTGAATCTTATGTTGAGAGCCTCGTCTTACTCGACAAGACCGATACAGTTTCTTACTGAAGAAAATAACGGTAAGGTGGTCCGACGGCTTTTGTGTAGCTGCCAACTGATGACATAATATTCTTCAGAAGTTTATCAAGACAGATGAATCTGTTGCTTCTCTTTCTGTAGTCACTGTTTCAATCTAGTATCTGCTGCATGGTTTATTAATTCTAACAATCTCGCTTCTCTTTTCGAGTTTCGACTAGATTAAGGATATCCTGGTTTCATATATCTAGTTTCTCTGTTTTTGATCATGTGGATTTGTTGTCGTTTcatgtaagttttttttttctccataaACTATGGTGTGTCAGTATCTTAATATTTCGAAACATTACTATTTAAATTTTTGTCTTCAATGCGAGAAGAGCAAGATCTAAAAGAGGAAGCTTATGCTTGACAACtaaataaaaacaagtttaaaaatcTCTAATTAACTTAGTACATTCGTTGTGCTTCATCAAATCATTCTTAATTTTTAGGTTTAGGGTATAAGATTTTCAACCTAAAGACTAATAATGACTAAACGAGGGtttaagttttcaatttttaattttgcaatTCACCTTAATCGTCCCATCTATCCTCCTTACTAGAAGTTTGGTTTCAAACCCCGGGACACACATGAGAACATATTTACAAGCTTTATCACTAAGCCGAAAAAGTTAAGTCACTTGAACTAAAAGCTCGATCTCATTCCACAAACGAGGTAATATTAGCTTGGCGTTGAAGAaatcatttgagtcgtatacgAGCTTTATTCGAGATTGAGCCGAGTTTGAATTTAAGTAATAGGATTCGAACGGAACTTAAGGATTTTGATATTCGGCTTAGCTCGACTTGTTTACACCCACGTGAGAAAGTCAAGAAGAATCATAACTACAATAGTTAAACCGAAAACATTGTAGCAATGTTCATTGAACTTTGGCCCAATTGGAGTTTTGGTTCTGTTGACCCTAACTAGCAAGTCTACGTGTGGCGCAgaccgagtaactaatgagctaactatgtccttcagttgatgcgggcgtgccaactcgtcgaccaagcttggccgaggagtaaaatgtgttgatgttgcgttgagcgcgcggctgacttctcgatcttgcgactgcggtcAAGGAATGAACACGTCCtggcctttgggttctagagcctgaagacaaggttgctaactttgcgaagttcacaaatcgttgacgccggattcggtcacagtgattatatttgtaagggtGTAAGCACACCGAATCGGCACCAGAGTATAGGGGCACATatactcaaaacagatatatgtcttgatggtaaatgtggttcggccgtcagaatgccgaactctaaagcttacttgtgagtatccaatcataaaactactcggcgttcaatgtgccgagcacTAGTagactgtaacacctcacctcgccgaaaaggctaatgagatgacctttgCCAATAAAGGCCCGAAAGTCTttctcgactgagacttggatagataaccagtcagcCTCGACGcaatgctatttatccaaactgaaggtgttccgCGGTCGGCTGGTTCTACGGcgatagtgttgtttatccaaattgaaggtatcaccggttgccttcacagtgctgttgatccAAATTgtatgtgtcagcgaaaaagaaaataacaatctcaaggttgttgagaggttttgcgtagagcgagaatttgcgcagggcagctTGTGTGTTAAATTGGAGGGGTCATTTTCCGTTGTTTgcagccttgtatttatagcgAGTCTCCTTGATCGCCAATCCAATAGAGACCTTTTCCGAATATCCCAAAAACAACATCAAAATAACtgatattattttaaatatatttcgACAAAATATCTTCCTAGTCTCCTTATGCATGTAGACTTTTACAAGAGGAACAACATGTGTTCTTTTCAGATCTCGAAATACCATTTCACACGGTATGCACATCGTATTCCCACCGTCAATTCTGATCACTTTGCACCCAATCTAACAATACCCATCACCATGCAAAAAAGCCAGTCTACCTAGGTTTCTTATCTCATCATTATCCAAGACCATGATTGTACTTTTGGAAATCATCAAATCCCATATGCTGATCTCCACTCCAAACTGTTTCAATCTACACGTCTGCTACTAGTCATCCCAAATTAATTTGAACCGTACCGTTTGCTTCATTATCTGATGTTGTGCATATCCTGGATTTAGAGTAATATTAGGGtcaaataatttaatatattagtaagagataatatcatgattaaaatcacaatattatttctcaataataatataaaattatttCAACCACTTTATCATTCAACGGTCTGAAATCATGCTCATTCAACGGCCTCGATTACTCGGACTGATAGTGTAATTTTGAGCCCAAACAGGTTCTTAAACTAAAAATTCGTTATCCCTAAACTTGTTATAATTGTTAAACCGAGAAACTTGGAGCAATGGTTCTTGATCCTTGTCGAATTTGAGCTTTGGTCGATAAACTAAAAATCCATGACTATTGATCCTGAACTCTATAAGTACttccattcaaaataaaaagttttaaagagattaaaaaatttgatgaaAGTTCAAACagagttaataaaaaaaaaattattgttccACATTATAAATTGATCAATGCTGACGAATTTTTAATTCACACAAGAAGGCTCCAATTTTCACTAACCTATAAATGGTTCGCGTGTAATATACTTCAGCCGTTGGATGTTATAATCCAACGGTTTCTGTCACTCGTGCTCACCGGCGCCGAAAGATAGGCACCTTCAGTCAGCTCTTTGGTTTTCCagtgaaggaagaagaaaaggcgCCACCGAAGTAAATTCCCAATGTTGTCCTCAACGGCAAGGCCGAAGCAATTCGCTCTAGGTTCCCATGCAGTTTCAAAGCTCAGAGCTTTCCATGCTTTCTCCCAGAAAAATCCCAATCCGAATCTCGGAGCCGACGGCGCCAAAAGCATCACTCGCGAAAATCCACAAGCCTCCGGTACGTACCTTTCTG
This window of the Malus domestica chromosome 03, GDT2T_hap1 genome carries:
- the LOC103429748 gene encoding F-box protein CPR1-like codes for the protein MIHKFPEEIIHDILFRLPPKTLIRCTSVCKPWNSMIKNPSFIRTHLNRTINLNNQFGTHLRLLHCVPRAILSSNVNIRVDEPRDEQFYLHYDNHAFDEYCKLEFPIFPREEMHNKFLRVVGICNGLVFLADDKDCLGYTFMLCNPSMRKSVTLPKPHLTFNTIGPYYACIGFGFDAVTNDYKVVRLITDQCEDPNTFYEVYSLAGGSWSEPRSLDHVCEVTDPRKPQAFVNGAIHWEACRRLKNGDYEDFILAYDLGSDSFRGIMAPKSFRSSWTTQLSVSGDGKSIALFQPYLTNTEKLCLDIWVMKEYGKEESWTKLTTLSPSGPQRGVRYRPLCFRKCGDVVLAPTYGYWDDTGRHELVCLDLMSKQFKNLGIHGHKYYYAESYVESLVLLDKTNAVSY
- the LOC103416482 gene encoding F-box/kelch-repeat protein At3g06240-like — translated: MTLPKPHLSFETIGPYDAYIGFGFDAVTNDYKVVRLITEHREEPNTFYEVYSLAGGYWSDPRSLDHVCEVTDPHKPPAFINGAIHFKAFYRSTNGGFEWFILAFDVGSNTFRRIMAPTDFAASALTQVSISGDGKSIAIFNLCQSFLDGTYLDIWVMKEYGMEESWTKLTTPCPPDIQREIPYKPLCFRKSGDVVLVPDGHPIYYGDPYGIVSLDPVSKQFKSLGFLDCEYYYVESYVESLVLLDKTDTVSY